A window from Chloracidobacterium sp. encodes these proteins:
- a CDS encoding SDR family oxidoreductase, translating to MDFTGKVVLITGGGRGIGRAAALAFARHGADVALASRTAADLNAVAAETRALGRRVVAVPTDVTRREQVAAFVAATVTELGRIDVVVNAAGIGILKPFPELTEDDLDRMLAVNVRGVFTVTQLAAAEMAKTGGGIVINIPGILGRAVMMQAAGYCASKFAVTGMTRAMALDLKRSGVRFTLLHFGGVDSPFWDTIGMRVQRDKMLSVEEAARAILFAASHTGNGVLNELVLQPESHQM from the coding sequence ATGGATTTTACCGGAAAGGTGGTTCTCATCACGGGCGGCGGTCGGGGTATCGGGCGCGCCGCCGCCCTTGCTTTTGCGCGTCACGGCGCCGACGTGGCGCTTGCCTCACGAACGGCGGCCGACCTCAATGCCGTCGCCGCCGAAACTCGTGCACTTGGGCGGCGCGTGGTCGCCGTCCCGACGGATGTGACACGCCGGGAGCAAGTCGCAGCCTTCGTCGCTGCAACCGTCACTGAACTGGGGCGCATTGACGTGGTCGTCAACGCCGCCGGCATCGGCATTCTCAAGCCGTTCCCGGAGTTGACCGAGGACGATCTTGACCGTATGTTGGCGGTCAATGTGCGCGGCGTATTTACCGTTACCCAACTGGCGGCGGCGGAGATGGCGAAAACCGGCGGCGGGATCGTCATCAACATTCCGGGGATTTTGGGGCGAGCGGTGATGATGCAAGCGGCCGGGTACTGCGCCTCAAAGTTCGCTGTGACCGGCATGACACGCGCCATGGCGCTCGATTTGAAACGCAGCGGCGTTCGCTTTACGCTGTTGCATTTCGGCGGTGTGGATTCGCCATTCTGGGATACGATTGGCATGCGCGTCCAGCGCGACAAAATGTTGTCGGTGGAAGAGGCGGCGCGGGCCATTCTGTTCGCCGCCTCTCACACCGGCAACGGCGTTTTGAACGAGCTGGTGCTGCAACCGGAAAGTCATCAGATGTAA
- the pyrR gene encoding bifunctional pyr operon transcriptional regulator/uracil phosphoribosyltransferase PyrR, whose translation MVETAAARRLTSVSGWMSLMEFIEKVRLMDAAAMQRALARMASEIVERNRGAENLVIAGIRRRGVPLAERIADAIEKLEGVRPQLGVLDITLYRDDLSLVAPKPVVNATAMPGQLASTTVVIVDDVLYTGRTIRAALDALFDLGRPRRVQLAVLIDRGHREVPIQADFVGERIPTKATEIVKVMVAEIDGAEQVLIVEPAATGGGEPAAQ comes from the coding sequence ATGGTTGAAACAGCGGCTGCGCGCCGGCTCACTTCCGTTTCTGGCTGGATGTCCCTTATGGAGTTCATTGAGAAGGTTCGCCTGATGGACGCCGCCGCCATGCAGCGTGCGCTGGCGCGGATGGCGTCGGAAATTGTGGAACGCAATCGCGGTGCGGAAAACCTTGTCATTGCCGGCATCCGACGGCGCGGCGTACCGCTGGCGGAACGCATCGCTGACGCCATCGAAAAGCTTGAAGGTGTGCGTCCGCAGTTGGGCGTCCTTGACATTACGCTCTACCGCGATGACCTGTCGCTGGTGGCGCCGAAACCGGTCGTCAACGCGACGGCGATGCCAGGGCAGCTTGCGTCCACGACAGTCGTCATTGTGGACGATGTCCTTTACACTGGACGAACGATTCGCGCGGCGCTCGACGCCCTGTTTGATTTGGGGCGTCCGCGCCGCGTCCAGTTGGCGGTGTTGATTGACCGTGGCCACCGCGAAGTGCCGATTCAGGCGGATTTTGTCGGCGAACGGATCCCGACCAAGGCGACGGAGATCGTCAAGGTGATGGTCGCTGAGATTGACGGTGCGGAGCAGGTGCTGATTGTCGAGCCGGCGGCGACGGGCGGCGGTGAGCCAGCGGCGCAATGA
- a CDS encoding DUF4149 domain-containing protein has product MRPMISTSETAKSGASATATGVTACAGRARVLDAALDAAHTLVLGLWFGAMVFFSAAVAPSAFGVLPTRALAGSLVNSVLGKLEWWGLTCGLLLIALQIAQRLRGGRLNSWKGWLLIALPVVMTLNVAVSKFVVSARLAALRAGLGGEIERLPPSDPVRLTFAAWHQYSVWLMACNILAGAALVILSRVWLRTAASSGASRNE; this is encoded by the coding sequence ATGAGGCCGATGATTTCGACGAGTGAGACAGCCAAATCCGGCGCTTCGGCGACGGCGACCGGTGTGACGGCGTGTGCTGGGCGTGCAAGGGTTTTGGATGCCGCATTGGACGCCGCGCATACGCTTGTGTTGGGTTTGTGGTTTGGGGCGATGGTCTTTTTCAGCGCAGCCGTTGCGCCGAGCGCCTTCGGTGTTCTGCCGACGCGCGCGCTGGCCGGGTCGCTGGTCAACAGCGTTCTAGGAAAGCTGGAATGGTGGGGATTGACCTGCGGCTTGCTCTTGATTGCTCTCCAGATTGCGCAACGGCTGCGCGGCGGACGGCTCAACTCGTGGAAAGGGTGGTTGCTGATAGCGCTGCCGGTCGTCATGACGCTCAACGTTGCCGTGTCGAAGTTTGTTGTTTCAGCACGGCTAGCTGCGCTGCGCGCCGGACTGGGTGGTGAAATCGAAAGACTCCCGCCAAGTGACCCTGTGCGGCTGACGTTCGCCGCATGGCACCAGTATTCGGTTTGGTTGATGGCCTGCAACATTTTGGCCGGGGCGGCACTAGTCATTTTGTCCCGTGTTTGGCTGCGCACGGCGGCGTCATCTGGGGCGAGTAGAAACGAATGA
- a CDS encoding CDP-alcohol phosphatidyltransferase family protein gives MKSRAPSNEHYRDILTVPNVITLFRILLVPVFVVCFLREWFWWATAAFAAAGLSDAVDGWLARKLNAQSQLGQALDPIADKLLMLSSYIVMAIPSEANIPIPWWLAAVVIGRDVGIVTVAAGIAHVTGFRDFKPSLPGKISTFCQATLIVMYLPAQSVTFLHPALPWCVAVVFVMTVYSGLHYIWFVAQEVRDFRRQAERSS, from the coding sequence GTGAAGTCGCGCGCGCCGTCAAACGAGCACTACCGTGACATTCTTACTGTTCCGAACGTCATTACGCTGTTTCGGATTTTACTCGTCCCCGTCTTTGTCGTCTGTTTTCTGCGCGAGTGGTTCTGGTGGGCGACGGCGGCGTTTGCGGCAGCTGGTCTTTCCGACGCCGTGGATGGCTGGCTGGCGCGCAAGCTCAACGCGCAGAGTCAGCTTGGGCAGGCGCTTGATCCCATCGCCGACAAGCTACTGATGCTGTCGAGCTACATTGTCATGGCAATCCCATCGGAAGCCAACATACCGATTCCATGGTGGCTGGCGGCTGTGGTCATCGGCCGTGATGTCGGGATTGTCACCGTCGCCGCTGGGATTGCGCATGTCACCGGCTTCCGCGATTTCAAACCGTCGTTGCCCGGCAAAATCAGCACGTTTTGTCAGGCGACGTTGATTGTCATGTACCTGCCGGCGCAGTCGGTGACTTTTTTGCATCCGGCGCTGCCGTGGTGTGTGGCGGTTGTTTTTGTCATGACGGTGTACTCCGGCCTACACTACATCTGGTTTGTCGCGCAGGAAGTTCGTGATTTTCGTCGTCAGGCGGAACGCTCGTCATGA
- a CDS encoding PBP1A family penicillin-binding protein, producing the protein MTGNNLAFKNDPRVFRRKRWWQRLVTPRRVFFLALALLPVVGVLIYYYVVFSTMIDEKLRGEVFVRASGIYAAPARVVKGGPFGKAQILDYLARAGYTAQPKASNPTRGSYRLDGNRLEITPSADAQRMGWSFPAVQIRFNGNTPVAITELSSKQSLNECLLEPPLLTALNQEREKRKIVEFNDLPKTLVNAIVAVEDRRFFDHRGVDIRGLARAIYRNFLERDGGLQGGSTITQQLVKNFFLTPERTLSRKLKEAYIAIILETRLTKQQIFQMYCNEIYLGQDGSYSINGVGEAARFYFMKDVANLTLPEAAFLAGVIRGPGYYSPFKHPDRALERRNKVLGDMLEVGFITQAEYEKAKVAPLGVAPRRAGSNADAPYYLDYLQTVLADRKLERVLSDPAARIYTTLDLNLQQAAVEAVQKGMASLVKKPAPGLDAALVALDARTGDILAMVGGRDYSRSQLNRVTDARRQPGSVFKPFVYTAAIEEKVVTPSSLFKDEKRTFTYGDGQTYSPDNFGQAYSNQYVTVRTALTKSLNVVAVSVAEAVGYDRVAQMAERFGLPRPDAYPSLALGVKEATPLEIARAYTVFPNRGMRVEPRALTLVVDGKGELVDKIEPQMKPVVSPDVAAVMTHLLRGPVERGTAAKANGLTKALAGKTGTSRDGWFAGFTPHLVCVVYVGYDDNRQLGMTGGSSALPIFINFMRAALKFRPDLAGDAFPDADGVEKVVVDLQTGLLPSPSCQGETIEEWFLAGTAPQKDCTQVGVSNIGSPGMVADPDIKPPIPELPPLPEPSLPHTPLAPPASLRD; encoded by the coding sequence ATGACAGGAAACAACTTGGCCTTCAAGAACGATCCACGGGTTTTTCGCCGAAAGCGTTGGTGGCAACGCCTTGTCACGCCGCGCCGCGTCTTTTTCTTGGCGCTGGCGCTGCTGCCGGTCGTCGGCGTTTTGATTTACTACTACGTGGTGTTCTCGACAATGATTGATGAAAAGCTGCGGGGCGAGGTGTTTGTCCGGGCGAGCGGCATCTACGCAGCACCGGCGCGGGTTGTCAAAGGCGGACCGTTCGGCAAGGCACAAATCCTCGACTACCTTGCGCGCGCGGGCTATACCGCCCAACCGAAGGCTAGCAACCCAACGCGCGGCTCTTACCGGCTTGACGGCAATCGTCTCGAAATTACGCCTAGCGCCGACGCCCAACGGATGGGATGGAGCTTTCCCGCCGTCCAGATTCGTTTCAACGGCAACACGCCGGTCGCCATTACCGAACTTTCCAGCAAGCAATCGCTTAACGAGTGCCTGCTCGAGCCGCCGTTGCTTACTGCGCTCAATCAGGAACGCGAAAAGCGGAAGATTGTCGAGTTCAACGATCTGCCCAAAACGCTCGTCAACGCGATTGTCGCCGTTGAGGATAGGCGCTTTTTCGACCATCGCGGCGTAGACATTCGGGGTCTTGCGCGCGCCATTTACCGCAATTTCCTTGAGCGCGACGGCGGGTTGCAGGGCGGCTCAACGATTACGCAGCAACTGGTCAAAAACTTTTTCCTGACGCCGGAGCGAACATTAAGTCGCAAGCTCAAGGAAGCTTATATCGCCATCATTCTCGAAACGCGCCTAACCAAGCAGCAGATTTTCCAGATGTATTGCAATGAAATCTACCTTGGGCAGGATGGCAGCTATTCCATCAACGGCGTTGGGGAAGCGGCGCGTTTTTATTTCATGAAGGATGTCGCCAATCTCACGCTTCCGGAGGCGGCTTTTCTGGCGGGCGTCATTCGCGGACCCGGCTACTACTCACCGTTCAAGCATCCCGACCGTGCGCTGGAACGGCGCAACAAGGTGCTTGGGGACATGCTGGAGGTCGGCTTTATTACGCAGGCGGAGTACGAAAAAGCCAAGGTTGCCCCGCTTGGGGTAGCGCCGCGTCGTGCGGGCAGCAACGCCGATGCACCCTATTACTTGGATTATCTGCAAACCGTTCTTGCCGACCGCAAACTGGAGCGGGTGCTGTCCGACCCGGCGGCGCGCATTTACACCACGCTTGATCTGAACCTTCAGCAGGCGGCGGTCGAGGCGGTTCAAAAAGGCATGGCGAGCTTGGTCAAAAAACCGGCGCCCGGTTTGGATGCGGCGCTTGTGGCGCTTGACGCGCGGACCGGCGACATTTTGGCAATGGTGGGTGGACGGGACTACTCCCGCTCGCAGCTCAATCGCGTCACGGACGCTCGTCGGCAGCCCGGTTCGGTTTTCAAGCCGTTCGTCTACACGGCGGCGATTGAGGAAAAAGTCGTCACGCCGTCGTCGTTGTTCAAGGACGAAAAGCGGACATTTACGTACGGCGACGGCCAAACCTACAGTCCCGACAACTTCGGGCAGGCGTACAGCAACCAGTACGTCACTGTTCGCACCGCCCTGACCAAATCGCTGAACGTCGTCGCGGTAAGCGTTGCAGAAGCGGTCGGCTACGACCGTGTGGCGCAGATGGCGGAACGGTTTGGGTTGCCGCGCCCGGACGCCTATCCAAGTTTGGCGCTCGGCGTGAAGGAGGCGACGCCGCTGGAGATCGCCCGCGCCTATACGGTGTTTCCCAATCGCGGCATGCGCGTCGAACCACGGGCGCTGACGCTCGTTGTGGACGGCAAGGGCGAGTTAGTGGACAAGATTGAGCCGCAGATGAAACCGGTGGTGTCGCCGGATGTGGCGGCGGTGATGACACACCTGCTGCGCGGACCGGTGGAACGCGGCACAGCCGCCAAGGCCAACGGTCTGACGAAGGCACTAGCCGGCAAAACTGGGACAAGCCGCGACGGGTGGTTCGCCGGTTTTACGCCGCATCTGGTGTGTGTGGTGTACGTCGGCTACGACGACAACCGCCAACTTGGTATGACAGGAGGGAGTTCGGCGCTGCCGATTTTCATCAACTTCATGCGTGCGGCGCTTAAGTTTCGGCCCGACCTGGCCGGCGACGCTTTCCCAGACGCCGACGGCGTAGAAAAAGTTGTCGTCGATCTGCAGACCGGCCTGCTGCCGTCGCCGTCCTGTCAGGGTGAAACGATCGAGGAGTGGTTCTTAGCGGGGACGGCGCCGCAAAAGGACTGTACGCAAGTCGGCGTCAGCAATATTGGTTCGCCGGGGATGGTCGCTGATCCTGACATCAAGCCGCCGATACCCGAACTGCCGCCTTTGCCGGAACCGTCACTGCCCCATACGCCGCTTGCGCCGCCTGCAAGCTTACGTGATTAG
- the hisS gene encoding histidine--tRNA ligase → MIRTASYTRDLLPAALSPDNDASAFIHRFQFVESIAREWFRRYGFQEIRTPMFERTELFARGVGAETDIVTKEMYTWRDRASDDSEGESLTLRPESTAPVARAYIQHQMWKRAETVRLYYIGPQFRRERGQRGRYRQFFQIGAETLGSSDHPVLDVEGIELAMGILADAGLSDLELRINTVGDAETRLRFVAAIRQALANRLEALSEDSRRRFDTNPLRILDSKAEQDQPLIAALPPIYDFLNDDCRMHFDAVRRYLDAAGIPYVVDARLVRGLDYYTKTVFEVVSHAPSIGAQNALAGGGRYDGLVETLGGPPTKGFGFALGLDRVVLAMPEDRAPEERPDVFVVHLGEAAFDRAVGVVREARRAGVAAMLDVTPRSLKSALRLANKLGARFALILGETELTTGQWTLRDLTRSEQLTVPAEDWLQHITRKTRT, encoded by the coding sequence ATGATTCGCACTGCTTCCTATACCCGCGACCTGCTGCCGGCGGCGTTGTCGCCTGACAACGATGCGTCGGCGTTCATTCACCGTTTCCAGTTTGTCGAAAGCATAGCCCGCGAGTGGTTTCGCCGTTATGGATTCCAGGAAATCCGTACGCCGATGTTTGAGCGCACCGAGTTGTTCGCGCGCGGCGTCGGCGCGGAAACCGACATCGTGACGAAGGAAATGTACACGTGGCGCGACCGTGCCAGCGATGACAGCGAAGGTGAAAGTCTCACGCTCCGCCCTGAAAGCACGGCGCCGGTGGCGCGCGCCTACATCCAGCATCAGATGTGGAAGCGCGCGGAAACGGTTCGGCTCTATTACATCGGGCCGCAGTTTCGGCGCGAACGCGGACAGCGCGGCCGCTACCGCCAGTTTTTCCAAATCGGCGCAGAAACGCTTGGGTCAAGCGATCATCCAGTGCTCGATGTTGAGGGCATTGAGCTGGCGATGGGCATTTTGGCTGACGCTGGACTGAGCGACCTTGAATTGCGCATCAACACTGTCGGCGACGCGGAAACGCGCCTACGTTTTGTCGCCGCCATCCGTCAGGCCCTCGCCAACCGGCTGGAGGCGCTCTCTGAAGACTCCCGGCGGCGATTTGACACAAACCCGCTGCGCATCCTCGACTCCAAAGCCGAGCAGGATCAACCGCTGATTGCCGCACTACCGCCCATCTACGATTTCCTCAACGACGACTGCCGGATGCACTTCGACGCCGTACGCCGCTATCTTGACGCGGCGGGCATCCCCTACGTGGTGGACGCCCGGCTGGTGCGCGGGCTAGATTACTACACAAAGACGGTTTTTGAAGTCGTGTCGCATGCGCCGAGCATCGGGGCGCAGAACGCACTGGCGGGCGGCGGGCGTTACGATGGTCTGGTGGAAACGCTGGGCGGCCCGCCGACCAAAGGCTTTGGCTTCGCGCTGGGTCTTGACCGCGTTGTGCTCGCGATGCCGGAAGACCGGGCGCCCGAAGAGCGTCCCGATGTGTTCGTCGTCCATCTGGGTGAAGCGGCGTTTGACCGTGCTGTGGGTGTCGTCCGGGAGGCCCGCCGCGCCGGCGTGGCGGCGATGCTGGACGTGACGCCACGCAGCCTCAAAAGCGCGCTGCGGCTGGCGAACAAGCTGGGCGCGCGCTTCGCGCTCATTCTTGGCGAAACGGAACTGACGACCGGACAGTGGACGCTGCGCGACCTGACGCGCAGCGAGCAACTTACTGTCCCAGCGGAAGACTGGCTTCAACACATCACCCGCAAAACCAGAACCTAG
- the panC gene encoding pantoate--beta-alanine ligase, whose translation MEIVTRIPRMRMLAPRLKRDGKKLALIPTMSALHEGHASLIRRAQIIADVVVVSIFFNPIHFQSGDEFEVPTRDLARDAELVANKGVDVLFAPSVDEIYPEDFLTYVTTDVLDCRLCGAKQPNYFRGVTTIINKLINIVQPHFTLVGQKDAQQSIIIRRMVRDLSMDTEVVICPTVRGPDGLVISSRNAMLNPAERRAAPVLYRSLQQAQALVEREGVRDAATLLDAVRQVLATEPLVRPEYVALVDLDNLNPLPAVPDDADCLLALAAYVGHVRLTDNIILSGGAE comes from the coding sequence ATGGAAATCGTTACACGGATTCCCCGCATGCGTATGTTGGCCCCGCGCCTCAAACGCGACGGCAAAAAGCTGGCGCTTATCCCCACGATGAGCGCCCTGCACGAAGGGCATGCCAGCCTCATTCGCCGCGCCCAAATCATCGCCGACGTGGTGGTGGTCTCGATTTTCTTCAACCCGATTCACTTTCAGAGCGGCGATGAGTTTGAAGTGCCGACGCGCGACCTAGCGCGGGACGCCGAACTCGTCGCCAATAAAGGCGTGGATGTGCTGTTTGCGCCAAGCGTGGATGAGATTTACCCGGAAGATTTTCTCACGTACGTCACGACCGACGTTCTGGATTGTCGGTTGTGCGGAGCCAAACAGCCCAACTACTTCCGTGGCGTGACAACCATCATCAACAAACTCATCAACATCGTCCAACCACACTTTACGCTGGTCGGACAGAAAGACGCTCAGCAGTCCATCATCATTCGGCGGATGGTGCGCGATCTTTCAATGGATACCGAAGTCGTCATCTGTCCGACAGTGCGCGGCCCTGACGGCCTAGTGATTTCTTCGCGGAATGCGATGTTGAATCCGGCGGAGCGCCGCGCCGCGCCGGTGCTCTACCGCAGTCTGCAGCAAGCGCAAGCACTGGTTGAGCGCGAAGGCGTCCGCGACGCCGCAACCCTGCTTGACGCGGTGCGGCAGGTGCTGGCGACAGAGCCGCTGGTGCGCCCGGAGTATGTCGCGCTCGTGGACTTAGACAACCTTAATCCGCTGCCGGCCGTCCCCGACGACGCGGATTGCCTGTTGGCGTTGGCGGCGTACGTCGGCCACGTTCGGCTGACCGACAACATCATTCTGAGCGGCGGCGCAGAGTAG
- a CDS encoding cation:proton antiporter translates to MHIEASLLGELVLLLLISLPIVFVCGRLRLPTLIGYMLTGIVIGPPSPLHLVGQGNSTSKAGPVETLVEIGVVLLLFTIGLEFSLEKLVAMKRVVLLGGGLQVILTVAAGAVAAHYVADFGWLPAIFVGFLVALSSTAIVLKTYVDRAESDTPYGRVGIGILLFQDLCIVPMMLFVPLLAGKGQVTAVDVVKTLAEAAIAVLLIVVTARLVFPFLLRWLVTLRSREVFVSFAVLSCLGTAWLTAQSGLSLALGAFIAGVVLSESEYSHQIVADILPFRDIFNAIFFISVGRLLALDVLAASWVTVAGLVALIVVGKTLLAFAAIKALGHTTRIALTAALGLAQVGEFSFVLLKAGSELSLLSQREYQIFLAASIVTMLATPLLISVAPALGYRFCRLTGLPDAPDVAPTEGLPPVGGHVIIAGYGLNGRNLARVLRAASIPYRIIELNIESIRAGRKQGEPIIYGDGTRREVLHAAGIEAARILVVAISDATATRRIAALAREMKPDLHIIVRTRFVSEMNGLYALGVNQVIPEEFETSLEIFARVLREYGLSRQYIQQQVETIRREGYRLLDAECPGREALIGELASLIENATTAAMRLPADSPAVGRSLRELALRPTFGVTVVAVQRGAETIVNPDADFIPAPGDVFVLLGKPEQLEKAIESLTTGVAQLGGSVAW, encoded by the coding sequence ATGCACATTGAAGCATCGCTGCTGGGAGAACTGGTTCTCCTTCTGCTGATTTCGCTCCCGATTGTGTTTGTGTGCGGGCGGCTGCGGCTGCCGACGCTCATCGGCTACATGCTGACGGGGATTGTGATCGGGCCGCCGTCGCCTCTGCACTTAGTGGGTCAGGGGAACTCTACAAGCAAGGCTGGCCCTGTAGAAACGCTGGTGGAAATCGGCGTCGTGTTGCTGCTGTTCACAATTGGGCTGGAGTTTTCATTGGAAAAGCTTGTCGCCATGAAGCGGGTCGTGCTGCTGGGCGGGGGGCTTCAGGTGATCCTCACCGTCGCGGCCGGAGCGGTTGCAGCCCACTACGTGGCCGATTTCGGCTGGTTGCCGGCGATCTTTGTCGGCTTCTTGGTGGCGTTGTCGAGCACGGCGATTGTTCTCAAAACCTACGTTGACCGCGCCGAGTCGGATACGCCTTATGGGCGTGTCGGCATCGGGATTTTGCTGTTCCAAGATTTGTGCATCGTTCCAATGATGCTCTTCGTGCCGTTGCTGGCCGGGAAAGGGCAGGTGACAGCGGTGGATGTGGTCAAAACATTGGCGGAAGCAGCCATTGCTGTTTTACTGATTGTCGTAACAGCGCGGCTAGTCTTCCCGTTTCTGCTGCGCTGGCTGGTGACGCTTCGTAGTCGGGAAGTCTTCGTGAGTTTTGCTGTGCTGTCCTGCTTGGGGACGGCCTGGCTAACAGCTCAGTCCGGACTATCGCTGGCGCTGGGCGCGTTCATCGCCGGGGTAGTGCTGTCGGAGTCGGAATACAGCCATCAGATCGTCGCTGACATTCTGCCCTTCCGCGACATCTTTAACGCGATCTTCTTCATCTCGGTGGGGAGGCTGCTGGCGTTAGATGTATTGGCGGCGTCATGGGTGACGGTCGCCGGATTGGTGGCGTTGATTGTCGTCGGGAAAACGCTGCTGGCGTTTGCAGCCATCAAGGCGCTCGGCCACACCACGCGGATTGCGCTCACGGCGGCGCTTGGTCTGGCGCAAGTCGGCGAGTTTTCGTTTGTTTTGCTCAAGGCTGGGTCGGAGTTGAGCCTACTAAGCCAAAGGGAATACCAAATCTTCTTGGCGGCTTCGATTGTGACCATGTTGGCGACGCCGTTGCTTATTAGCGTCGCGCCAGCCCTTGGCTATCGTTTTTGCCGCCTCACCGGCCTGCCCGATGCACCGGACGTTGCACCAACGGAAGGACTGCCGCCGGTTGGCGGCCACGTCATCATTGCCGGCTACGGCCTCAACGGGCGTAATCTAGCGCGGGTGTTGCGGGCGGCAAGCATTCCCTACCGCATCATCGAACTCAACATCGAATCCATCCGAGCGGGACGGAAGCAGGGCGAACCGATCATCTACGGCGACGGGACGCGCCGCGAGGTATTGCACGCGGCCGGCATTGAAGCTGCGCGGATTCTGGTCGTCGCCATTTCCGACGCCACGGCGACGCGGCGGATTGCGGCGTTAGCGCGCGAAATGAAGCCCGACCTGCACATCATTGTGCGGACGCGGTTTGTTTCGGAAATGAATGGGCTGTACGCGCTGGGTGTCAATCAAGTCATTCCAGAGGAGTTTGAGACGAGTCTGGAGATTTTCGCCCGCGTTCTGCGCGAGTACGGCCTGTCGCGTCAGTATATCCAACAGCAGGTTGAGACCATTCGCCGTGAGGGCTACCGTCTGCTAGATGCGGAGTGTCCGGGGCGTGAGGCGCTCATCGGCGAGTTGGCGTCCCTCATTGAGAACGCCACAACAGCCGCCATGCGCTTGCCAGCCGACTCACCGGCCGTTGGACGGTCGCTGCGCGAGTTGGCGCTGCGGCCGACGTTCGGCGTGACGGTCGTGGCCGTTCAGCGCGGCGCGGAAACCATTGTCAATCCCGACGCGGATTTCATCCCTGCTCCCGGCGATGTGTTTGTTTTGCTCGGCAAGCCGGAGCAGTTGGAGAAGGCTATCGAAAGCCTAACGACCGGTGTGGCTCAGTTGGGAGGGAGCGTCGCTTGGTGA
- a CDS encoding AI-2E family transporter: MTEPEPINSGGAPAGEASADLPLAHWRQLRWARWLPSLILILLLLMVGGLLSGVAAWLSYLFKPVVIPLLISGALAYLIKPLVDWLDGVTARWVQRERTRHTLNVLAAMAVAVFGLGIILFVIVPSLARQLTQAAQKLPAGYRKVVAVAQPVLEELKHRYPIQYAQVEGHLRERLADPSALIEPLLAGLSATFANAVGVATNLINLLLIPFFVYYILKDGGALERRLLQLVPWRHRATVSGVLVKIDGALGNFVRGQLIVCSAMSVLYAIGFSLLGVPSALSLGFLSGFGHLVPYVGTFLAGLLTCTLALADDPSWVHLALLIGVYVAVQSVESFYLTPFVLGERLDLHPFLVIVGLLVGHHLLGILGVILTVPALAVGKVLTVVAIEYYERSAFYRYGAPSDGDRLPDISTPSTAQEAPAATVTSAP; this comes from the coding sequence ATGACTGAACCGGAACCAATCAACAGCGGGGGTGCGCCGGCTGGGGAAGCGTCAGCCGATCTGCCACTGGCGCACTGGCGACAGCTCCGGTGGGCGCGCTGGTTGCCGTCGCTGATCCTCATCTTGTTACTGTTGATGGTTGGCGGGTTACTGTCGGGTGTCGCCGCTTGGCTTTCCTACCTGTTCAAGCCGGTCGTTATTCCGCTCCTCATTTCGGGAGCACTGGCATACCTCATCAAGCCGTTGGTGGACTGGCTTGACGGCGTGACGGCGCGCTGGGTGCAGCGGGAGCGAACCCGGCATACGCTGAATGTTCTGGCGGCCATGGCGGTCGCCGTTTTTGGGCTAGGGATCATTCTTTTCGTGATCGTACCGAGTTTGGCCCGCCAACTGACACAGGCGGCTCAAAAATTGCCAGCGGGCTATCGGAAAGTCGTCGCCGTCGCCCAGCCGGTGCTGGAAGAGCTAAAACACCGCTACCCGATCCAGTATGCACAGGTTGAAGGGCATTTGCGTGAGCGCCTTGCCGATCCGTCGGCGTTGATTGAACCGCTTTTGGCGGGGCTGAGCGCGACCTTCGCCAACGCCGTCGGCGTGGCTACGAACCTGATCAATCTCCTGCTCATTCCCTTCTTCGTGTACTACATCCTGAAGGACGGCGGCGCGCTGGAGCGGCGTCTGTTGCAACTAGTCCCCTGGCGACACCGAGCGACCGTTTCAGGTGTTTTGGTGAAGATTGACGGAGCGCTGGGGAATTTCGTACGTGGGCAACTGATCGTGTGCTCCGCGATGAGCGTGCTATACGCCATTGGGTTCAGTCTGCTGGGCGTCCCGTCGGCGTTGTCGCTCGGTTTCCTGTCCGGCTTTGGCCATCTCGTTCCCTACGTTGGGACGTTCTTGGCGGGGTTGCTGACCTGTACGCTGGCATTGGCGGATGACCCTTCGTGGGTGCATCTGGCGCTGCTCATCGGCGTGTACGTCGCCGTCCAGAGCGTTGAAAGCTTTTACCTGACGCCGTTTGTCTTGGGCGAGCGGCTCGACTTGCACCCGTTTCTGGTGATTGTCGGCTTGCTGGTTGGGCATCACCTACTCGGCATTCTAGGCGTCATCCTGACCGTGCCAGCGCTGGCGGTTGGGAAGGTGCTGACCGTTGTAGCGATTGAATATTACGAGCGATCGGCGTTTTATCGCTACGGAGCGCCGTCGGACGGTGACCGCTTGCCCGACATTTCCACGCCGTCAACAGCGCAGGAAGCGCCAGCGGCCACGGTGACTTCCGCGCCATGA